In a single window of the Rhopalosiphum padi isolate XX-2018 chromosome 1, ASM2088224v1, whole genome shotgun sequence genome:
- the LOC132932067 gene encoding beta-1,4-N-acetylgalactosaminyltransferase bre-4-like: MVVVRVQKARVFRYTPTAKIWAWTIKVLPFVLVLLVVFAMCFLAVTRAPALQKRNSLKVNSLQVAKLKPDPASSAQNKDFQLERLLKSKPPSLHLFVTQLKNEANGYCLGKLAELHRNAEKSNVISERLEPCRPKPWCPKIPPVLYGAEKLDSVAVNMTEEEIVDAVGSMGVGGSWAPDDCKARHSVCIIIPYRDRKDHLWTLLYRLIPVLKRQQLDFKIFVVEQVSNVTFNKGAIMNAAFLTIYRTYGLRGEGDWHKGLYGCYVFHDVDMLPEDDRNMYSCPEFPRHLSVAVNEFKYQLPYHKLVGGVFNIRPDHYLLVNGYSNLFWGWGGEDDDMGYRLEQVGLPITRPPERLARYTMVKHVKRKPLAHAVRLKLVHTSQKRYRADGLNTLKYEVFRVDTEKLYTRILVGVGDMPDYVRSFEVSRRSTASQNKRWK, encoded by the exons ATGGTGGTAGTGAGAGTACAAAAAGCCCGAGTATTTCGCTATACGCCGACCGCAAAGATCTGGGCATGGACAATCAAGGTGCTTCCGTTCGTTTTAGTGTTGCTCGTCGTTTTCGCCATGTGCTTCTTAGCTGTAACTCGC gCTCCAGCTTTACAAAAACGAAATTCTTTGAAGGTCAACAGCTTACAAGTGGCAAAATTAAAACCAGAT ccAGCTAGCAGTGCACAGAATAAAGATTTCCAGTTAGAACGTTTGTTGAAGTCTAAACCGCCAAGCCTTCATTTGTTCGTCACTCAGTTAAAGAATGAAGCTAACGGATACTGTTTGGGAAAATTAGCCGAATTGCACAGAAATGCGGAGAAGTCGAATGTAATTTCAGAAAGATTAGAGCCATGTCGACCAAAACCATGGTGTCCAAAAATACCACCAGTGTTAT ACGGTGCTGAGAAATTGGATAGCGTCGCCGTTAATATGACCGAAGAGGAAATCGTGGACGCAGTTGGATCAATGGGCGTGGGCGGTTCTTGGGCACCGGATGATTGTAAAGCTAGACACTCAGTGTGCATCATCATACCCTATAGGGACAGAAAAGATCATTTATGGACATTGTTGTACAGGCTCATACCGGTGTTGAAAAGACAACAGTtggatttcaaaatatttgtcgTCGAACAG GTTAGTAATGTAACGTTCAACAAAGGAGCAATTATGAATGCAGCTTTTTTGACGATTTATCGTACGTACGGCCTACGCGGTGAGGGTGATTGGCATAAAGGGTTATACGGCTGCTATGTCTTCCATGATGTGGATATGTTGCCAGAGGACGACAGAAACATGTACAGTTGTCCGGAATTTCCCAGACACCTTTCAGTGGCCgtcaatgaatttaaatatca ATTACCTTACCACAAATTGGTGGGCGGAGTGTTCAACATAAGACCGGATCATTATTTACTCGTCAACGGGTACTCAAATCTATTTTGGGGTTGGGGTGGTGAAGACGACGATATGGGATATAG GTTGGAACAGGTCGGGTTGCCGATCACCCGGCCGCCCGAGCGATTGGCTCGATACACGATGGTCAAGCACGTCAAACGTAAACCGCTCGCTCACGCCGTCCGGCTCAAGTTGGTGCACACCAGCCAAAAACGTTACAGGGCCGACGGGCTGAACACGCTCAAGTACGAAGTGTTCCGGGTGGACACCGAGAAGCTGTACACCCGGATACTGGTCGGAGTCGGCGACATGCCCGACTACGTCCGATCGTTCGAAGTCTCCCGGCGATCCACCGCGTCACAGAACAAGAGGTGGAAATGA
- the LOC132932393 gene encoding TBC domain-containing protein kinase-like protein → MTCNCVDAPVPPLFGVQTLFAAQHTSESCGANGLPLTPNSITILGNAQKLKTLNHPNLVSHLDFIRKQHGRIILVSQYFNRSLWTESKNYSLLIPLEKVLSWTHKVLSALTYLNDNGLVHRFLTPQYILLDEEDNVKLFNYGIYYMTNSGKNITFPIGKLKYTAPEVLVLDRASNKSGPKTDSWSLGIIVLELLLGAQLWPTLKLSQIIRKILSLTHCTDVVMRLAREMGRLTMYQSLPTELKDFLSKCICMDATKRMCPKELYDHKIFSLYEYSKILTNKCYSCKHPLRQMKLNQVYYLWKLAGGDVEWALKKKGLLRNESSILLLPRLIILEGTLYGNTRNQSCLLDLQIIELSLDLLVNRLQHLKITDYDPLIDQIKECDDTTDKLPLVIREKDTEYQFHRIVLFDRLLSSYPFKLDKLLTEAKKDIPPYFRGEIWACLLNVCGDTENTYLSIDKETAGVTDRQIEVDIPRCHQYNDLLSSSVAHKKLKRVLKAWLVSHPKYVYWQGLDSLCAPFVYLNFCKEHVAYACLTAFVKKYLNDVFLRDNSAVIREYLIKLFHLIAFHDPQLANHLDDKGFIPDLFAIPWFLTMFSHVFPMHKIFHLWDKLLLGDSSYPLFVGLSILTQLRSTLLNSGFNECILLFSDLPEVDIEKCVLESSKFSDVTPRSITFRKHEFRTETREHDPCLIYEILQNEFSPRISIYDLQELKRSSHKFLVVDSRAQECYIEKSIPGSLNIPVKEEDFADENFDLEPSPELSALVNNRGSVLIMVDNVYELNKVNKFCRFLVKKEYPKVCSLHGGIEVLETFNILVPAILF, encoded by the coding sequence ATGACTTGCAACTGTGTGGATGCTCCTGTTCCTCCATTGTTTGGCGTTCAAACTTTATTTGCTGCTCAACATACTTCAGAGTCTTGTGGTGCTAATGGTTTACCATTAACTCCTAATTCTATTACAATTTTAGGAAATGCTCAAAAATTAAAGACTTTAAATCATCCAAATTTAGTGTCACATTTGGATTTTATTCGGAAACAGCATGGACGCATCATTTTGGTCTCTCAATATTTCAATCGATCTCTATGGACTGAATCAAAAAACTATTCGTTATTAATACCGTTGGAAAAAGTACTAAGTTGGACTCATAAGGTTTTATCCGCCTTgacttatttaaatgataatggcTTAGTACATCGATTTTTAACTcctcaatacatattattagatGAAGAAGATAatgttaaactatttaattatggtatttattatatgacaaatagtggtaaaaatattacttttcctATTGGAAAACTTAAATACACTGCACCTGAAGTATTAGTTCTCGACAGAGCTTCAAATAAATCCGGTCCTAAAACAGATTCTTGGTCATTgggtattattgttttagaacTGTTGTTGGGAGCACAACTTTGGCCAACACTCAAGCTTAGTCAGATAATTcggaaaatattatcattaacacATTGTACAGATGTTGTGATGAGACTTGCTCGTGAAATGGGCCGTTTGACAATGTATCAGTCATTGCCTACTGAATTAAAAGACTTTCTTAGTAAATGCATTTGTATGGATGCTACTAAAAGAATGTGCCCAAAAGAGTTATATGATCATAAGATATTTTCTCTTTATGAgtactcaaaaatattaacaaataaatgttattcatgTAAACACCCATTGCGTCAAATGAAACTAAATCAAGTCTATTATTTGTGGAAATTAGCTGGTGGAGACGTTGAAtgggcattaaaaaaaaaaggcttATTAAGAAATGAATCATCTATTTTACTTTTACCTCGACTGATTATTCTTGAAGGAACATTGTATGGTAATACACGTAACCAAAGTTGTTTATTAGACTTACAGATAATTGAGCTATCTTTAGACCTATTGGTAAATAGGCTTCAACATCTAAAAATAACAGATTATGATCCTCTAATTGATCAAATTAAAGAATGTGATGATACTACAGACAAGTTACCATTAGTCATTCGTGAAAAAGACACTGAATATCAGTTTCATCGAATAGTCTTATTTGATCGTTTATTATCATCTTATCCTTTCAAATTGGATAAATTACTCACTGAAGCAAAGAAAGATATTCCACCATATTTCAGAGGAGAAATTTGGGCATGTTTGTTGAATGTTTGCGGAGATACAGAGAACACTTATTTGTCCATAGATAAAGAAACTGCTGGTGTAACAGATAGACAAATCGAAGTTGATATACCAAGATGCCatcaatacaatgatttattatcatctTCAGTAGctcataaaaagttaaaaagagtTTTAAAAGCATGGCTTGTTAGTCAtcctaaatatgtttattggcAAGGATTAGATTCATTGTGTGCgccatttgtttatttaaacttttgcaAAGAACATGTAGCCTATGCGTGTTTAACAGCATTTGTGAAGAAATATTTGAACGATGTGTTTTTACGTGACAATTCTGCTGTAATTcgagaatatttaataaaattatttcatttaattgcATTTCACGACCCACAACTTGCAAATCACTTGGATGACAAAGGTTTCATACCAGATTTATTTGCTATACCTTGGTTTTTAACAATGTTCTCACATGTGTTTCCCATGCATAAAATTTTTCATCTATGGGATAAACTCTTACTAGGTGATTCTTCATATCCATTGTTTGTAGGATTATCTATCCTCACTCAGTTACGCAGTACGTTATTAAATTCTGGTTTTAacgaatgtatattattgttttcggaTTTACCAGAAGTGGATATCGAGAAGTGCGTTTTAGAATCATCTAAGTTTAGTGACGTAACACCTAGGTCTATTACATTTAGAAAACATGAGTTCAGAACTGAAACTCGAGAGCATGATCCATGTTTAATCTATGAAATATTGCAAAATGAATTTAGTCCTAGAATAAGCATTTATGATTTGCAAGAATTAAAAAGATCCAGCCATAAATTTTTGGTTGTAGACTCAAGAGCACAAGAATGTTACATAGAAAAGAGTATACCTGGTAGTTTAAATATTCCTGTTAAGGAAGAAGACTTTGCAGATgagaattttgatttagaacCTAGTCCAGAATTAAGTGCTCTAGTGAATAATAGAGGTAGTGTACTAATAATGGTCgataatgtttatgaattaaataaagttaataagttTTGTagatttttggtgaaaaaagaATACCCAAAAGTATGCAGTTTACATGGAGGTATAGAGGTATtagaaacttttaatattttggtaccGGCTATACTATTTTGA
- the LOC132932394 gene encoding methyl-CpG-binding domain protein 2, with the protein MPRLKKRSLETKARISRMKRAEKRREQILILKTQAEEMEILCRGIRSEGALVPPIRQTASIFKQPVTVHKNQEGKVKADFKHGRQEKPRQVFWEKRLEGIRASEKDGYELGTRWTGLLRPAGPHVSDDTLLQSVATALHVCAMPVTGQPPMRSHYDKEIVYRIPDQPLVQEVSVTVEDIKSQEERVIAARKRLQEIMVKIK; encoded by the exons ATGCCCCGGTTGAAGAAGAGATCATTGGAAACCAAAGCTAGGATATCGCGAATGAAACGAGCCGAAAAGCGAAGAgaacaaattttgattttaaagacACAAGCCGAAGAAATGGAAATTTTATG tcGTGGCATAAGAAGTGAAGGAGCTCTTGTACCACCTATCAGGCAAACAGCATCAATATTTAAACAGCCAGTTACTGTTCATAAGAATCAGGAAGGAAAAGTCAAAGCAGACTTCAAACACGGAAGACAAGAAAAACCTAGACAA GTATTTTGGGAGAAAAGACTTGAAGGTATTCGAGCGTCAGAAAAAGATGGTTATGAATTAGGTACCAGGTGGACTGGTCTATTGCGACCAGCTGGTCCTCATGTTAGTGACGATACTCTATTGCAGAGTGTAGCTACTGCTTTACATGTATGTGCTATGCCAGTGACTGGACAACCTCCGATGCGATCTCATTATGATAAAGAAATTGTGTATCGGATTCCAGATCAACCACTTGTCCAG gagGTAAGTGTAACCGTTGAAGACATCAAAAGTCAAGAAGAACGTGTAATAGCAGCCAGAAAACGACTTCAAGAAATAATggtaaaaatcaaataa